A stretch of Branchiostoma lanceolatum isolate klBraLanc5 chromosome 14, klBraLanc5.hap2, whole genome shotgun sequence DNA encodes these proteins:
- the LOC136448151 gene encoding UPF0561 protein C2orf68 homolog, whose protein sequence is MTCVRGDNMASGGNPVDSSGEKTAKLDMSHGFVHHIRRNQKSRDNYDKEQKAKQGQRKPRHTQPSVRPKKPDQMVYKPRVKRDTRTGTQKGKSSDDLPRRKPLFRLEYEAKNGDVTDIIIYEDDDPRLVAERFGTQLGLSDELRNALYIHIVDEMKKSKHLLADKK, encoded by the exons ATGACCTGTGTCAGAGGTGACAACATGGCGTCAGGTGGAAATCCTGTCGACTCGTCCGGAGAGAAAACCGCCAAACTGGACATGTCTCATGGGTTTGTGCACCACATACGGCGGAACCAGAAATCAAG GGATAACTATGACAAAGAGCAGAAGGCCAAGCAGGGTCAGAGAAAGCCTCGTCACACCCAGCCCTCAGTGCGGCCCAAGAAGCCTGATCAGATGGTGTACAAGCCACGTGTCAAACGGGACACACGCACAG GTACACAGAAAGGTAAATCATCAGATGACTTGCCCAGGAGGAAACCACTGTTTCGGCTGGAGTATGAAGCTAAGAATGGAGATGTAACAGACATTATTATCTATGAG GACGATGACCCCAGATTAGTAGCAGAAAGGTTTGGAACACAGTTGGGACTATCAGATGAATTGAGAAATGCCCTCTATATTCATATAGTAGATGAGATGAAGAAGTCCAAGCATCTGTTAGCAGATAAGAAATAA
- the LOC136448150 gene encoding kelch-like protein 25 yields MASDDSDCEENYGSAEFDSEDDCRSSYNYCHNDGSRCFSSIRQCSQIFNGLVSQRENNEFLDVVVEVEGRQFPCHRAVLATTPYFKAMFSSKLAESTSKVITLHKISAKIFSKILDFVYTEKIRIGKDDVQDILQAAHMLQFEEIMNFCSEFIRKNLCPSNCIGVMCLSDMYHDEYDFRQLKTKAEDMAVSHFLEARQSEEFLGLSTQQLLDLLKHKKLQITNEDDIVLSVLRWLDHDPDGRKAAVSTILPAIRLLYVRVSVLSKLLSHPVVQQSAECLAKIEEAKEEHLTGAQKVNASKLDQADSKPRHRTSDDLVIIAGGWKAKQRHSSTPAPPMPMQSIFCLDHDSDQCYHISDLPTPVCGYMSVTTSEERCLYVTGGRTAPLVGQGPHSAPSRQAFRYDFLTDSWTRLPDMPRGRAGHQSAVVNGKLFLVGGDTEATSDEAESVLSMDCFDLAEGPWIKSPTVPVLDSALDLVTSCKGKILLFEALYYTPFLSLKHPGFRGQMYTEQRKLHIHAFDVETERWTHSDLLIQHFGEVFILDVTGRDDKLYICSDRGCDVCTGKGRCFNLYAYDCKEETLSEVENEKDVTGSFLHMDCYRRYDDVQMDVKDVVLSDGYSCGMVRGRSKLALPSGLFGHSFLGTKKNSVGWYCRKMEKNDDQAEWFCWDRRPLRPNSCVC; encoded by the coding sequence ATGGCTTCTGATGATAGTGACTGTGAAGAGAACTATGGCTCGGCAGAATTTGACTCTGAAGACGACTGCAGATCTAGTTACAATTATTGCCACAATGATGGCTCCCGTTGCTTCAGCAGCATCCGCCAGTGTTCTCAAATATTTAACGGCCTTGTCAGCCAGCGTGAGAACAATGAGTTCCTTGATGTTGTGGTGGAAGTAGAAGGCAGGCAGTTCCCTTGTCACCGAGCCGTGTTGGCCACAACACCGTACTTCAAAGCCATGTTCTCCTCCAAGCTTGCAGAAAGTACATCAAAGGTTATAACACTGCACAAGATTAGCGCTAAGATCTTCTCAAAGATTCTGGACTTTGTCTATACTGAAAAGATACGCATCGGTAAGGATGATGTTCAGGATATTCTGCAGGCAGCACACATGCTTCAgtttgaagagattatgaactTCTGTTCAGAATTCATTCGAAAAAACCTTTGCCCATCAAATTGTATTGGTGTCATGTGCCTTTCTGACATGTATCATGATGAGTATGACTTTCGTCAGCTAAAAACTAAAGCTGAAGACATGGCAGTATCTCACTTTTTAGAAGCCAGACAAAGTGAGGAGTTTCTGGGCCTCTCAACGCAGCAGCTCTTGGATCTACTCAAACATAAGAAGCTACAAATTACAAATGAAGATGACATTGTGCTTTCTGTGTTGCGATGGCTGGACCATGATCCCGATGGCCGAAAAGCAGCCGTGTCAACAATTTTGCCAGCAATTCGTTTGTTGTATGTGAGGGTCAGCGTACTAAGCAAGCTTTTGTCTCATCCTGTGGTACAACAGTCTGCTGAATGTCTGGCTAAAATTGAGGAAGCGAAGGAGGAACACCTTACTGGTGCACAAAAAGTCAACGCAAGCAAACTAGACCAAGCTGACAGTAAACCTAGGCACAGAACATCAGATGACCTGGTGATCATTGCCGGCGGTTGGAAAGCAAAACAACGTCACAGCAGCACTCCTGCACCACCAATGCCCATGCAAAGCATATTTTGCCTAGATCATGATAGCGATCAATGTTACCACATCTCAGACCTACCAACACCTGTTTGTGGGTACATGAGTGTCACTACTAGTGAAGAACGATGCCTGTATGTAACAGGGGGGCGTACCGCTCCTCTGGTCGGCCAGGGTCCTCACAGTGCACCATCCAGACAAGCCTTTCGGTATGACTTTCTAACAGACAGTTGGACGAGGTTACCCGACATGCCTCGTGGAAGGGCTGGGCACCAGTCCGCTGTCGTCAATGGGAAACTCTTTCTGGTTGGAGGTGATACTGAGGCGACGTCTGACGAGGCAGAGTCTGTGTTGAGTATGGACTGCTTCGATCTTGCAGAAGGGCCCTGGATAAAGTCACCCACAGTGCCTGTGTTAGACTCAGCATTGGATTTGGTAACATCCTGCAAGGGGAAGATACTACTTTTTGAGGCACTATACTACACGCCATTTCTCTCACTGAAGCACCCTGGGTTTCGTGGACAGATGTATACTGAGCAGAGAAAGCTGCACATCCATGCCTTTGATGTAGAAACGGAACGTTGGACGCACTCGGATCTCCTCATACAGCACTTTGGAGAGGTCTTCATCTTGGATGTTACGGGACGTGATGACAAGCTATATATCTGCAGTGATAGAGGATGTGATGTCTGTACAGGTAAAGGACGTTGTTTCAACCTCTACGCCTATGATTGCAAAGAAGAAACCCTGTCCGAGGTGGAAAACGAAAAGGATGTCACAGGGAGCTTCCTACATATGGATTGCTACCGCAGATATGATGATGTTCAGATGGATGTCAAGGATGTAGTATTGAGTGATGGATACAGCTGTGGGATGGTGCGAGGGAGGTCTAAGTTAGCCCTTCCATCTGGCTTGTTTGGCCACAGTTTCCTTGGAACCAAAAAGAATAGTGTTGGATGGTACTGTCGAAAGATGGAGAAGAATGACGATCAGGCCGAATGGTTCTGTTGGGACAGGAGACCACTCAGGCCGAATAGCTGTGTGTGCTAA
- the LOC136448401 gene encoding uncharacterized protein yields MAKLWLNVLLIAPLFFALRARKIKEEISRMPDNVDADEAANKMAKVQELTSSEQRRDIPFWNDSRLCNYHECFKTLKTWPEVPYYLLKDGNFVIDWPTRYIRMLFIYNKNAFDKVFQGDREAVENHAMEAVAILDKAYRTINFRVLLSGVQILENYWPGEEESPHYYDYLKPKVREYIWNDLRPVQKFDTATFITGPPYFHGTSATGAGMGDLCQMESVDNFPFIISGSTAITTGRPADYIDVLTHEMGHQFFVGHPFDPLDDGDSPCPTRKLFGSACTMGGNEYPKSFGQAFFDSIRKHNFTCLEKKPPQEEVYKCGNGFVDHGEECDCGSDQSCLMSDPCCDGQTCKLKDGALCTEGQSCCKNCKVDLESCPVSATNTDKRVWAPFFHASTFYTEITTPASGVIEPFPFGQLAPGDVKIPGKMTPPNSVFSWLLHAPVGQTVKIHLMMPQMKSEYFEVWVACPYDWLEVRDGGKVTSPLLGRYCTPLQNHVITSSKNKMLLRLRSDSSFDSHFVVKYEFHSQVLENDEDTESQDGDVEDEICQEGNGASYRGKWFTTVSGRRCQRWDSQTPHTHSRTRSNYPSAGLEENYCRNPDGEDALWCYTTDPDERWDWCPVPKCASELEKVGEEVQDMDARGCYTDRGQSYRGKVALTWSGQTCQEWSSQTPWSHSYTAEKYPDADLTNNYCRNPNSDDDIRPWCYTTSAKERWNYCAIPKCLSIAASVPDVKAASCAEAKSLNLANQDGEYTIYPFSTCKDVSIRVYCHNMASGNPKEFLSLPSGPDSNYAMIFAERLTDTYGGRCDGPLQDPYSTRAGTTTFSKVRIKFENSRIKVIRDDYTFARTIGYNNVSYAEAGDCYSWKQGCAKGTFQVNLTGTELQLAPDVHWVMEERHPEYIAINDMFISEDRKIASARCGGWCGHCWPEDKNLLLSHPQCERQTGNEETCQEGKGGSYRGKKRTTKSGRQCQRWDSQSPHEHSRTPESYPTAGLERNYCRNPDDSDAVWCYTADPEKRWEYCDVPKCEAASRCPHQDPPINGALSCDAWLDGQFCSVQCDDRYDFSTEPASLYVCGSSGKWRTDPPGRETKWPDCTVRRIPGHSKADEFKYYEGDCEDEESRQNVQQNFIDHFSNTVFGRFGGCTGNANCTADNVRVACGQKNSDVVVDFVP; encoded by the exons ATGGCGAAACTGTGGCTCAACGTTCTTCTGATTGCGCCGCTTTTCTTCGCGCTTCGTGCAAGAAAAATAAAG GAAGAGATCAGCAGAATGCCCGATAATGTTGACGCCGACGAAGCTGCGAATAAGATGGCAAAG GTGCAGGAATTGACGTCGTCGGAGCAACGTCGAGACATTCCTTTTTGGAACGACTCCCGTCTATGCAACTATCACGAATGCTTCAAGACCTTAAAG ACGTGGCCAGAAGTCCCCTACTATCTGCTGAAAGACGGGAATTTCGTCATCGACTGGCCGACACGTTACATCAGAATGCTCTTCATCTACAACAAAAATGCG TTTGACAAAGTGTTCCAAGGTGACCGAGAGGCAGTTGAGAACCATGCAATGGAAGCAGTTGCAATTCTTGATAAG GCATACAGGACAATCAACTTTCGCGTGCTCCTAAGTGGGGTTCAGATTCTGGAGAACTATTGGCCTGGAGAAGAAGAGAGCCCTCATTATTATGACTATCTCAAGCCAAAGGTCAGGGAGTACATCTGGAATGACCTGCGACCAGTGCAGAAATTTGATACAGCAACATTTATCAC TGGTCCACCCTATTTTCATGGAACCTCTGCCACTGGTGCAGGAATGGGAGACCTCTGCCAGATGGAGAGTGTGGACAACTTCCCCTTCATAATTAGCGGG TCAACTGCCATCACAACTGGTAGACCCGCCGACTACATCGATGTCCTTACTCATGAGATGGGGCATCAGTTTTTCGTGGGACATCCTTTCG ATCCCCTCGACGATGGGGACTCGCCGTGTCCTACAAGGAAGCTGTTTGGATCTGCTTGTACAATGGGTGGAAATGA ATACCCAAAGTCGTTTGGTCAGGCGTTCTTTGACAGCATAAGGAAACACAACTTCACGTGCTTGGAGAAGAAACCACCACAG GAAGAAGTGTACAAATGTGGAAACGGGTTTGTTGACCACGGTGAGGAATGTGACTGTGGTTCGGACCAG AGCTGCCTGATGAGTGACCCATGTTGTGACGGTCAGACATGTAAACTGAAAGATGGTGCCCTATGCACGGAGGGTCAAAGCTGCTGCAAGAACTGCAAG GTTGATCTGGAAAGTTGCCCCGTCAGTGCCACCAATACAGACAAACGTGTATGGGCTCCGTTTTTTCATG CTTCAACTTTCTATACGGAGATCACCACACCTGCCTCTGGTGTCATAGAGCCGTTTCCCTTCGGGCAGTTGGCACCTGGAGATGTCAAGATACCTGGAAAGATGACACCTCCAAACAGCGTGTTCAGCTGGCTACTACACGCTCCTGTGGGCCAGACGGTCAAGATCCACCTGATGATGCCTCAGATG AAGTCGGAGTATTTCGAAGTTTGGGTCGCATGTCCCTACGACTGGCTGGAAGTAAGGGACGGAGGGAAGGTGACGTCACCGCTATTGGGCCGCTATTGTACTCCGTTGCAAAATCACGTCATCAC GTCCTCCAAGAATAAGATGCTACTACGGTTGCGAAGTGATTCGTCATTTGATAGCCACTTTGTCGTGAAATACGAATTCCATTCGCAAG TTCTGGAGAATGACGAGGATACGGAGTCACAAGACGGAGACGTTGAAG ATGAGATCTGTCAGGAAGGAAACGGTGCTTCATATCGAGGAAAGTGGTTCACAACCGTATCGGGGAGACGGTGTCAGCGTTGGGACAGTCAAACGCCTCACACCCACTCCAGGACGCGTTCGAACTACCCTTCAGCGGGTCtggaggagaactactgccgcaacccgGATGGCGAAGACGCACTCTGGTGCTACACAACGGACCCCGACGAACGCTGGGACTGGTGCCCTGTCCCGAAATGTGCCAGCG AGTTGGAGAAGGTTGGGGAAGAAGTGCAAGACATGGATGCTAGAG GGTGTTACACAGACAGAGGGCAGTCATATCGGGGCAAGGTTGCTCTAACCTGGTCGGGTCAGACATGCCAGGAGTGGTCATCACAGACCCCCTGGAGCCACTCGTACACGGCTGAAAAATACCCCGACGCTGACCTGACCAACAACTACTGCAGAAACCCCAACAGTGATGATGACATCCGCCCATGGTGTTACACGACTTCCGCTAAGGAGAGATGGAACTACTGTGCGATACCAAAGTGCCTCAGCATAGCTG CCAGTGTTCCAGACGTAAAAGCTGCGTCGTGCGCCGAAGCGAAGTCCCTCAACCTTGCCAACCAGGATGGGGAGTACACAATTTACCCTTTTTCAACGTGCAAAGATGTATCCATCCGCGTCTATTGCCACAACATGGCGTCCGGGAACCCGAAAGAGTTCCTGTCCCTACCATCTGGCCCCGATAGTAATTACGCAATGATATTTGCTGAGCGGCTGACGGATACCTATGGAGGTCGATGCGACGGCCCACTTCAG GATCCATACTCGACCCGTGCCGGGACCACGACGTTCAGTAAGGTCAGAATCAAGTTTGAAAACTCCAGGATCAAGGTCATTCGGGATGACTACACCTTTGCCAGAACTATTG GTTACAACAATGTGTCTTACGCGGAGGCTGGCGACTGTTACTCCTGGAAACAGGGGTGCGCCAAGGGAACGTTTCAGGTGAATCTGACGGGTACTGAACTACAGCTGGCACCTGACGTCCACTGGGTCATGGAGGAGCGACATCCAGAATACATCGCCATCAATGACATGTTCATCTccgaggacagaaag ATTGCCTCAGCACGATGTGGGGGCTGGTGTGGGCACTGCTGGCCTGAAGACAAGAATCTCTTGCTGTCACATCCGCAATGCGAACGTCAGACAGGCAACG AGGAAACCTGTCAAGAAGGTAAAGGCGGTTCGTACCGGGGAAAGAAACGCACGACCAAATCTGGCCGGCAGTGTCAGCGTTGGGATAGTCAGAGTCCACACGAGCACAGTAGGACGCCTGAGAGTTACCCTACAGCGGGGCTTGAAAGGAACTACTGCCGTAACCCTGACGACTCTGATGCCGTCTGGTGCTACACGGCAGACCCCGAGAAACGCTGGGAGTACTGCGATGTGCCAAAATGTGAAGCCG CATCTAGATGTCCGCACCAGGATCCACCTATCAACGGTGCCCTATCTTGTGACGCATGGCTTGATGGCCAGTTCTGTAGCGTGCAGTGTGACGATCGTTATGACTTCTCGACGGAACCAGCGAGTCTGTACGTCTGCGGATCATCTGGGAAGTGGCGAACAGACCCGCCTGGCAGGGAGACCAAATGGCCGGATTGCACGG TGAGACGCATTCCCGGACACTCGAAGGCTGATGAGTTCAAGTATTATGAAGGTGATTGCGAGGATGAGGAGTCGAGGCAGAATGTCCAGCAAAACTTCATCGACCATTTCAGCAACACGGTCTTCGGTAGGTTTGGTGGATGCACGG GAAATGCCAACTGCACTGCAGACAACGTTCGCGTGGCTTGTGGTCAGAAGAATAGCGACGTTGTTGTCGACTTTGTGCCATAA